The following nucleotide sequence is from Hevea brasiliensis isolate MT/VB/25A 57/8 chromosome 7, ASM3005281v1, whole genome shotgun sequence.
GGGACTGCTGGCATAAGATTCCCAAAACAAGCCCCACTTTTTCTTCGAGACAAATTCTTGTCTGCTAGGGAAAGAAAGACAGCTGGAGTAGCATGTGCTTCTTCATCCTAATCGAATAATCGTACTAAACTGGTGAGgactatattaaatttattttaatattttaatttaattttaaaattaatttaaatttaaatttttaaaatttaattatatatatatatatatatatatatatatatatatatatatttatttatgatcAGTTAAGATTTATTAAAGATTTGATGAgtgtactattattattattattttttcaataataatattattattatgttatataaatatacttaatttataattatataatttaaaatttcaatattaatttaagtatactttttataaaaataattatataaaattattttaaaaataaaaatttaaattaaaaatatattaaaaatatattaataaatcgaGAATGGAATTAAAATGAAAGTGAAATAttgaagaattaaattaaaataatacctaaattttaatttgattccaATAACTTAGTAGATCCTCAACACTGAAACTGTACCATAAACGTTTACGTATAAACTTTGCAAACAACTAACCCGCGAATCCGTGCATATTGTAacacctaaaattttaaattttattattttatgagtattattgatattttaattttatttaaattttaagaaattatttgagatttttcagattttaaaaattagattcgatttttcgaaaatataaaattttatgatttttaaaaatttatttaaagaccacgtggcaaaactaaaaatatatttgtagtctacaaatttttctgagttttctagaatttttttcggaatttttggacctcgttttcggtcccgaggcagagtaaaaattcaaaaattttatatcctgaatcgaaccggaccggatcggactggtcgaatcggaccggtcttcttctttttcttccccctCCCTGCGTGTGTCCGacccctctccctttctctctctttttctctctcctccctcctccccttgcagcGCCGCCGCCTCGCACTCCCACCCGGCGCGCGCCTCACCCCACGACAAAGCCGCGCTGAACGCTGGAAAACGTGCGCGCGCGACCGTTCGACTTCCCgaccaaaattcggccgatccggccaccaatcagaccgggtcttgtgtctaaactcatctactagtcgagagctttccatagacaccaagaacaccgaaatccatagagcggtttgtccaatttttgcctaggaagttttagcccattttgactttcgggctagatttctcgcaaaccgtgaatcccacgagaaaaccgagagtaccaaagcgctccactcgtcgagagcttcgcagcgacataaatttcaaatttttccgacaccattttttggtggggcccacagaacttcgcagtgtttttccgagcatttaatgagcttagaaaatttcaaaaaatttatgtactaaccctcgtgttgtgggattcgtgtaggtatcctcaattcatgGAATTCGGAGCTTGTCCAGTGTCTATGAATTTTCGGCCGACAGGACTGcatgaaaagtctccgaattagaccaaggttttggctacccccccatcgtcagacatcccgagtgcgtccccaaagtcggaatcgacaaaggtaaacctgaaccttgctttttcgtaattttctagtgcttaaataggattaaaaattcataaaatattcgttgtagctcaaaaaattatcattctttttgcaatagcctagtaatattggtaaggaccgcggggcaaagttttagaatttttagagcttatttgggcaatttttgcaaaaatgatcaattataaggactaaattgaaattttacatactgtgattgatgcatacattttgcataatcatttaagtttaatttcatagccattttatttgattattagtcatttttagctaatttcattagttaattagttagtttttcataattgtcaattttggattaatttgtaatttttactttattttgtaagaaaaatggtgttttagaaggactaaaaagaaactttgccattgaggagtgatctctacaaccaaagatgtcaaaaacaagtttcaaagttgaaatatgcattggccaaattgcgcataacttgccgcataagccatgcagatctgcataaggagaaaaatcactgttccaatacctgtcgaattgtgcataaggagagtgcatggcttatgcggattcacgcccccttatgcaatctcacggaattgtgcataacctatgcacctggtcatgcagtttcatataagtgagccagaaaccagccgaaaattgcataagggactgcatgacttatgcagtcccacaaatatttcattaatgagctggcaaaagattccctcagaaaatccctcctaaaacacaccattttagggctctatgtcagaaaatgctataaatagccccatttcccatttttaGAAAGGGGGGAAGaaagagaaggaagaggagaaggAGCAGCAGCAACTGAAGAGACACAATCACctcccacaccattttcaaccagatTTGAGGattcctttcttttcttacatttttcctacatttctagtattgagctttttgtttcttagcttagattaaagttttatttccatattaaatcAGAATATCTTttaaacattatggatagtgagtagttttactttgattctggagtaagggatgtaatatttagttatttttgtggatttgaactgggttagtcccaatttaatgaatttatgaggtttaatccatttcttgtgtgcttattcacatgcttaatgaaaggccccattaagttatgttcttaatccttggttgaagcaccgaaaggagaaaaccaagtgatagttaatcaagaaattggacttaattaacttagatctataaATAGattaagggttaagagggttttaatagattgattaaagaacctaatgggtcttggttaattttaactccacgaaagtaggattaagttaattaaggcactctttgtctcacttgaAAGAGTtgtcaaaggattttagaattaatctcctttaaacccataaatttcatggattgggctagctaggaaaaatcccaaaatgacttaaatatgaacctttaactccagaatcgtctttcatcaattattgcttggaattttacttttgagtgtttagtttaatctcattttattacttttcattattatcaatttctttattttgcgaattattaaattagtcattgcttcaatttagttttgcattttcataccttatgcttcaaattcctaaatttcttttattaatttaattaaaatgcaattttaacatattttattttatatcaaaaattcaatcattaacacaactcctcgtgggaacgatatctttttctatactacttgaacgacccgtgcacttgcggttgggacacatcagtgatggatgactgatttgatgggcccagaagggactgtgtgatgtgattgaattgtggatatatggattgtggatttagaagtgtgttttgagcctttttgcaggttgggtaggtcctaggtataggggagattctgctggattttcggcacaacttaggacgtatttggtcttttcttgatttgtattgagtcatttgtattaaataattgtaatgtaattgtcaggtgagccgggacagccttcttccttcgcCTCACCGCCACAaaggaccgttgtcaagtctgtgagtaaaatattaattttaattgtaatttcactattattatatgttcaagcatgcccatgcatcacttatatgcatatatctatgtagataaactttaggcacactttatgttgcattcataactgtgaaagtgccatgtatgttgttgtggtaatttggagcagtgtgcgtgcgttggcgtgcgtgtgatgtggtgtggactatggataggatgggtagacacggcttgagatcttcgctgggacccggtcctttggggtagacacggcttgagttcttcgctggcacagttggaattaagagagctgtataggggatcagctcccatatatatattatgattgatattactgggtgcgtgagtgctccaaattacctttttgatgttatgatgtgaaattattgctggtgttgcatttcactccacagggtgcattagttttagatagttatagagattatggttaaaattgatattttactctctgagtcgaacgctcactcctgttcaatattttttcaggctacaggaggattttattgtggttaacctgcttttctctttcgcaggttgtttattaatatttgtgtaattttatttactcatagaatttccgcatgtgttagaagtatttatttgattttggtctgtaatattattaccatgttggacctataaacatataatgatatgcatgtttgatggactggatgagggagctgagctcccatatgtttttatgatgatatgagtatgttgagggtgagctgagctccccaattgagtatttactgtgtttacaggtcgggtgagtcaaaaactccccgttggtaggtccattttatggccagactttgtccggttgatttcttgaaattgggccaaaatgggccttagagttgggttagtgaatagttaggctcactacgggccttgggggctttaagctgtcccaggtcctagtgccggtccggcccataggttgggtcgtgacacatatCAGCTGGCTTAAATTTCAACAATGGTGACATAAAAATACGTAAAATtattcattaaaataaaatatataattttattaatatattaaataatacgaTAAAAAATTATGCATAGTGTGAgttaacattttattttttttttgtattcatTTAATtctgattaaaatttaaattgaaattttataatgttaaaattatataattttaatatcattaaagcaaaattaattaatgaattaatcttTTATTTATCATATAAAATTATGCTGCTTCTAGATGGATTGTCCTTCTTTTCAAAATTTGAATGAAACATCTAGCAtttatacaagaaaaattatttgTTGAATTTGAAAAAGATACAAGAGAAGAAATTATATGAATTACACGATATTTtaatttagaataaaattaatttagaagGCCTTAATTTCACCATATTTTTTTACCCATCTATCTACTTCCTACTTAGCAACTCTTATGAATTACAAACATATTTcttttaagaaatttttttttttttttatacaattaacacatttttcttttaaatttataaattaatatttacttataattgattatgaattTAAAAATCGAATCATATTAATTACATTATTAAATATTGGAAGTTCATTGTTTattactaatttttttatttttttatttttttgatatttaaaattttaaatatataaaatataattaataaaatatttaattacactaatttaataaatttataatatatttaatcaattaatttataaatattaattaaagtatAAAAAAATAACTCTCACATATTTTTAAGTAATTAcattcaaaatatatatatatatatatatatatatatatatatatatatatatatatatatatatatatatatatatatctcccaGTTATTATCTCAGTTGCTAAAAGTCAAACGATGAGTCTTTCGTCATGACCTAACTTAATCGAATATGGTTCTAAGTGAGAAATCATAGACTGTTATTAATGACTAGTTAATATCTCATTTAAAGTCAATTGAAGCTTAAAGTAAAACAAAAGCTTCACAGAAATATAAATGCATCACCACTTATATACACAGCTGGCCATGATCTAAAAGTTCTGAGATGGTTTTGATTTTGATTCAAAACttattttggttttgattcaaaACTTATTTTGGTTTGATCCAGATTGAGACGATACAATAATTTTTAGAGTTTTGGAAAAAGGGAAGAATCAAATCTAACCCTTAGGGGGTCTTAACTGCAaactaatttgaaatttttaactGATCGCATAGAGCACGTGGTTTGAATTTTAGTTCAAGTCTATCTAAGAATCAAAATCGAACTAAATTTTTTATATGTTTCTGATTTAGttattatatattttagtttctattcaatttttagcactttTACCCTGATTGGTTCAGCTAGTTCTGATTCATATATTGATTTGTCAAATAATTTTATACAATTATTGTCATGGGATGTCATACATGAATTATCATTTAAGCTTGAAAGTTAATTGTTAATACacattatatcatataatatacattttcgttattttttttaatgttataatattatttaactaTAAAGTgcatatataattaagaattaagctTCTTATATAATATACTAATACAATTATAATTAAGGTGATTATTAAGAGAGAGAAATGAAAACTAATATTAGGTTGTATTATAGTCCATACTACTACtactaataatattattaattgtatataaataattaaatatatataattatattaaaaataatattatatctaAAAAATTATAGACAAAATATATGTTTAAAATTGATGCTTAGTTATGTTTATGATTCAATTTTTAGTGAAAAATAAGAGCTGAACCAAAACAGTAAAATAAGTTAGGTTTGATATAGTTTTAATTACTTTAATATGATTTTTCAATTTGGTTCAAGACTCCTAAAAACCGTATACACCCTATGATTGATGATCTTGAACACAAATTTAACTAATCCGATTCCAATAATAACCCGATTCTGAATCGGTATATAGTCGGGGCCTAGTAGGCTCCATTGTACAAATTAAATGTAGAAAATATATTTACTTGCAACATAGACCAAAAAATATTCCCACAAGATCAACGATGACTGACCAATTATTAACAATGCAGCGTGGTCAGATATTATTAATGTTTTAAGATCACATATTTCTTCTCCCATAACACATAAGAccaattttctttaatttaactaaaattttatttctataaTCACTACTATTTTTCAATACTTTCACAGTATTTTATAAATTTCCTTGTTTGCAATACCTTCATTAATAAGCACTAATACATGTGGCTAATTAagttattttctatttatttaaagatattttgttattaaaatatttttatatttatgaagttttgaatttaatttttaattaaatttaaataaataaaaaggttaAAAAAAACCCTAAATATCAAATTTGATTTTGTTTCTACAATTACGAAAAAATTTTCCCTAAGCTTGGTCGATAAGTTTTAGAGGAATTATAGCTGATGGAGCCATACATTAATCAATGGGTgggaccatatatatatatatatatatatatatatatatatatatgttgatcAAGCTAGCCAGACTTTCAGGACTGCATCGAAACATTACAATTTTCCTTGCTTCAATTGTGAGTGAGTCTGTGTGCTTTTGCAAGATTAATGGCACGCAAAAATAGCTCATCTAGACTTCAGAGAAACATGAAAGAGAGAATTCGAAGAATGCGTATGAAACATCTCCTTGCCAAACTTGCTCCCCTCGTTCATCCAGATCCCTCCAAggttatctctctctctctctctctctctctctctaactaAATCAATTCATAAATGTGTGTTTCTTACTTAGTTATCAGGACCTGAAGTGCTGGATCAAGCCACCAGTCATGTGAAGCAGCTTCAAGGAAGAATTGAGGAGCTGATGAATCGAAGGAAGGAGATGCAACCTAACATGAAAAGCAGCTCAGCAAGAATACCGGCACTGCACATAAGAACCAGGGATACTATTCTTGAAGTGAATTTGATAACCGGGTTGCAGAAGAACTTCATGTTACATGAGATTATCAATGTTCTTCAAGAGGAAGGAGccgatattataaattttatgtatCGTAGTACCTGTGACAGTGTTTTCTATTCAATTACGGCACAGGTAAATAAATAATACACATCTTGTGCCAtacgaggagaaaaaaaaaaaaaaaaaaagcgtaaGTTGACGTCTTTCTTTTGgtgaattaaaaaatttgataACGGGGCAATTGACCGTATAGGggcaattaaaaaattaatatactgAAACGGGGTAGAATTTTGAAAAATTACGGGAAAGGGGTGAGAAACAAAAAAAcgttattcaaaatagcgtcccaacacataaaatgcaatttaaaatagCATGAAAAAAaaaacgctattcaaaatagcgtcctcGCGTAAAAACGCTATTTAAAATAGCGTCATCGCGTAaaaacgctattcaaaatagtgtTTTTACGtggggacgctattttgaatagcgtccacACGACAGCACCATGGCAGTAGCGTCCCAGCGAGCAaaagctactataagtagcgtctcaGAGCACCTCTCCGCCTTACACCAGATGCAGCGTCCCAAAGCAGAAACACGCTAATCATATTAGCGTCCCAAAGCAGATGAGAGCGCAG
It contains:
- the LOC131181639 gene encoding transcription factor bHLH167-like, translated to MARKNSSSRLQRNMKERIRRMRMKHLLAKLAPLVHPDPSKLSGPEVLDQATSHVKQLQGRIEELMNRRKEMQPNMKSSSARIPALHIRTRDTILEVNLITGLQKNFMLHEIINVLQEEGADIINFMYRSTCDSVFYSITAQAISVRIGMEISTIEERLKEVIY